Proteins from one Streptomyces sp. NBC_00390 genomic window:
- a CDS encoding ParA family protein: MNESTFTPGGTPAAGQSASSGLEAVGSVAVRTVATHQHTTHMTTPHTMKMMDGQHVNAMAGNESGRESTHFAAYEEVPEGHFYDPDAEYEPDPEYAATLAPDAARQRRERIGPTGRPLPYFPIPGPLTDHGPAKIIAMCNQKGGVGKTTSTINLGAALAEYGRRVLLVDFDPQGALSVGLGVNPMELDLTVYNLLMERGMSADDVLLKTAVPNMDLLPSNIDLSAAEVQLVSEVARESTLQRALKPLMSDYDYIVIDCQPSLGLLTVNALTAAHKVIVPLECEFFALRGVALLTETIEKVQERLNPDLELDGILATMYDSRTVHSREVLARVVEAFDDHVYHTVIGRTVRFPETTVAGEPITTYASNSVGAAAYRQLAREVLARCHAE, translated from the coding sequence GTGAATGAGTCGACATTTACTCCCGGGGGAACGCCTGCGGCGGGCCAGAGTGCGTCGTCCGGGCTCGAGGCTGTCGGCTCCGTCGCTGTCCGCACCGTCGCGACGCACCAGCACACGACGCACATGACGACACCCCACACGATGAAGATGATGGACGGCCAACACGTGAACGCCATGGCCGGCAACGAGAGTGGCCGAGAGTCCACCCACTTCGCCGCCTACGAGGAAGTCCCCGAGGGGCACTTCTACGACCCCGATGCCGAATACGAGCCCGATCCCGAGTACGCGGCCACCCTCGCCCCCGACGCTGCCCGGCAGCGCCGCGAGCGGATCGGCCCCACCGGGCGCCCCCTGCCGTACTTCCCGATCCCGGGCCCGCTGACCGACCACGGCCCGGCGAAGATCATCGCGATGTGCAACCAGAAGGGCGGCGTCGGCAAGACGACGTCGACCATCAACCTGGGTGCGGCGCTCGCGGAGTACGGACGGCGTGTGCTGCTCGTCGACTTCGACCCGCAGGGCGCCCTGTCGGTCGGCCTCGGCGTCAACCCGATGGAGCTCGACCTCACCGTCTACAACCTGCTCATGGAGCGGGGCATGTCGGCGGACGACGTGCTGCTGAAGACCGCCGTGCCCAACATGGACCTGCTGCCGAGCAACATCGATCTCTCGGCCGCGGAAGTCCAGTTGGTGAGCGAGGTCGCGCGTGAGTCCACGCTGCAGCGTGCGCTGAAGCCGCTGATGTCGGACTACGACTACATCGTGATCGACTGTCAGCCCTCGCTCGGTCTGCTGACCGTGAACGCCCTGACGGCGGCTCACAAGGTCATCGTGCCGCTGGAATGCGAGTTCTTCGCGCTGCGTGGTGTGGCGCTGCTGACCGAGACGATCGAGAAGGTCCAGGAGCGGCTCAACCCCGACCTGGAGCTCGACGGCATCCTGGCCACGATGTACGACTCGCGCACGGTGCACAGCCGTGAGGTGCTCGCGCGGGTGGTCGAGGCCTTCGACGACCACGTCTACCACACGGTCATCGGGCGCACCGTGCGCTTCCCGGAGACCACGGTCGCCGGTGAGCCCATCACCACCTACGCGTCCAACTCCGTCGGCGCCGCCGCGTACCGCCAGCTGGCCAGGGAGGTGCTCGCCCGGTGTCACGCCGAGTGA
- a CDS encoding segregation and condensation protein A produces MPPTDDAPARSRRLLGRGPGTGPVRDAPPDAEPSPTPSLPESGARPPEPQPPRIEARTDATADAADGDPADGEAAAPGRSQRDSGVSALSWPGSAPGAADRTSDGQLPARDEATAAGADAIVAPSEDGGVGSGSAGGGATGAGVRIGAQTAGPADGDAPADDGRFKVRLANFEGPFDLLLQLISKHKLDVTEVALSKVTDEFMAHIRAMGPDWDLDQTTEFLVVAATLLDLKAARLLPSAEVEDEADLALLEARDLLFARLLQYRAYKQIAEIFSARLDAEARRYPRTVGLEPHHADLLPDVVISIGAEGFARLAVKAMQPKPRPQVYVDHIHAPLVSVREQADVVVGLLRERGRATFAELTEGVDDTLTVVARFLALLELYREKAVALDQEHALGELVVIWSGSGSVTVTDEFDRVPDNTEEKQ; encoded by the coding sequence ATGCCCCCGACCGACGACGCACCCGCACGCTCCCGCCGCCTCCTGGGCCGCGGCCCGGGCACGGGCCCAGTCCGCGATGCGCCGCCGGACGCGGAGCCTTCCCCCACCCCGTCGCTTCCTGAATCCGGGGCTCGGCCCCCGGAGCCCCAGCCGCCCAGGATCGAGGCCAGGACCGACGCCACGGCCGACGCGGCGGACGGCGACCCGGCGGACGGCGAGGCCGCCGCACCGGGCCGCTCACAGCGCGACAGTGGCGTTTCTGCCCTGTCCTGGCCCGGCAGCGCCCCGGGTGCGGCCGACCGGACGAGCGACGGGCAGCTTCCCGCCCGTGACGAGGCCACCGCCGCCGGCGCCGATGCGATCGTCGCGCCGTCGGAGGACGGCGGAGTCGGCTCCGGATCCGCCGGCGGTGGCGCGACAGGCGCCGGCGTGCGCATCGGTGCGCAGACAGCAGGCCCCGCGGACGGTGACGCACCCGCCGACGACGGGCGCTTCAAAGTGCGGCTGGCGAACTTCGAAGGCCCCTTCGATCTGCTGCTGCAGCTGATCTCCAAGCACAAGCTCGACGTGACCGAGGTGGCGCTCTCCAAGGTCACCGACGAGTTCATGGCCCATATCCGGGCCATGGGGCCCGACTGGGACCTCGATCAGACCACGGAGTTCCTTGTCGTCGCCGCGACGCTGCTCGACCTCAAGGCCGCCCGCCTGCTGCCCTCCGCCGAGGTGGAGGACGAGGCGGATCTGGCACTGCTCGAAGCGCGGGACCTCCTCTTCGCGCGGCTGTTGCAGTACCGCGCCTACAAGCAGATCGCCGAGATCTTCAGCGCCCGGCTGGATGCCGAGGCCCGCCGGTACCCCCGTACCGTGGGGCTCGAACCCCATCACGCCGACCTGCTGCCCGATGTCGTCATCAGCATCGGCGCCGAGGGGTTCGCCAGACTCGCGGTCAAGGCCATGCAGCCCAAGCCCAGGCCGCAGGTGTACGTCGACCACATCCACGCCCCCCTCGTCAGCGTCCGGGAGCAGGCCGACGTGGTCGTCGGGCTGCTGCGGGAGCGTGGGCGGGCCACGTTCGCGGAGCTGACCGAGGGCGTCGACGACACCCTCACCGTCGTCGCCCGCTTCCTCGCCCTGCTCGAGCTCTACCGTGAGAAGGCCGTCGCACTGGACCAGGAGCACGCGCTGGGGGAGCTCGTCGTCATCTGGTCCGGCAGCGGGTCGGTGACCGTCACGGACGAATTCGACCGAGTCCCCGACAACACGGAGGAGAAGCAGTGA
- the scpB gene encoding SMC-Scp complex subunit ScpB — MVVDEPATEEHLAKVLEQPRRAVADALRELADEYTVQGRGFELRLVAGGWRFYSRAEHADAVERFVLDGQHARLTQAALETLAVVAYRQPVSRSRVSAVRGVNCDGVMRTLLQRGLVEEAGTEPETGAILYRTTNYFLERMGLRGLDELPELAPFLPEADAIEAETQEGVPSFDPDAPDSDDADDKTEI; from the coding sequence ATGGTCGTCGACGAGCCCGCGACCGAGGAGCATCTCGCCAAGGTGCTCGAGCAGCCCCGCAGGGCTGTCGCAGACGCGCTGCGGGAGCTCGCGGACGAGTACACCGTCCAGGGCCGCGGCTTCGAACTCCGGCTCGTAGCGGGCGGCTGGCGCTTCTACAGCCGCGCAGAGCACGCCGACGCCGTCGAGCGCTTCGTGCTCGACGGACAGCACGCACGGCTGACCCAGGCCGCCCTGGAGACGCTGGCGGTCGTCGCGTACCGCCAGCCGGTCAGCCGTTCGCGGGTCTCCGCGGTGCGCGGAGTGAACTGTGACGGGGTCATGCGCACCCTCCTCCAGCGGGGTCTGGTCGAGGAGGCGGGCACGGAACCCGAAACAGGTGCGATCCTGTACAGGACGACGAACTACTTTCTGGAGCGGATGGGCCTGCGCGGCCTGGACGAGCTCCCGGAGCTCGCGCCCTTCCTCCCCGAGGCGGACGCGATCGAGGCCGAGACGCAGGAAGGCGTTCCGTCGTTCGATCCGGATGCACCGGATTCCGACGACGCAGACGACAAGACGGAAATTTGA